CCCCACACCAGCAATGATCTCGAAGTGCTCAAAATGTTCTGCCCCGGATACAAAGGAGAGCAATTTTACCGGACAGAGCCTACAGTGACAGACGGGAACCTTATCACGGCAAGCGGGCTTGCACCGGTTGAATTTGCCTGCAGCATATTCAGGAAACTGGATGTCATGAATCCCGCAACCCTCGACGCATGGTACGGGCTCTTCACGTTAAGGAAACAGGAATTTTTCTATGCCCTCATGGCATCCCTGCCTTCTCAATAACAAATTCGGAAATTCTGGCTCTGTTGATAACCTGATCGGATGGGCATTGGATGGTGATGGAGCCACGGGTGCCCGGGGTCTGTCGACCCCCGCCCCGTGGAGAATGACGGTATTAGGGCATCTCAAAAGATCGAAACCGAAGTCACCCTCGCAATTCCCCTGAGCGCGTTGGGGAAAGGATTTCAACAGAGCATATACTTCTTGAAAAAATGAGAAAGGACCTCGGGATTGTGTATTTTCTGGTTAATAACCCTCAGAGATATGCCTTCAGTCTCCAGATAAGGTATAACGGAATTTCCAGAACTTCCCCATATTCATCCGAATGTCTGGCAATATTCTTAAGACTGGTCCGGACGGCAATACGCGGGCCGTATTTTTTCCTGTACTCTGTAATACTTCTTGAACGAGTCCTTCTTGCGGATTTAACCTCGATCGGAACGACATCAACGCCTTCCTGTATGATATAATCAACCTCGGCGGTGCCGCCGGATTTCCAGAAAAATGGTCTCTGGAAATCACTCGCAATCAGTTCTGTCAACACGAAATTTTCCGTGAGAATTCCCCGCATGTCGGCGGTCAGCGAAGAGGTGTCAAAAACGACATCTGCCGGGAATCTGCTCATCCTTCGTGAAAGTCCCACATCTGAGAAATAGATCTTGAAGTACGTAATGTCCCCATATGTCGTAACCGGAATAGAGGGCCGCTCGATCTTTTCGACCTTGTAGATGAGCCCTGCCGATATCAGCCATTGCAGGGAGTCTTCCAGATCGCGGGCACGCATTCCCTGCTTTACATGAGCGAATATAAATTTCTGATTGTCCTTTGCAAGCTGTGCAGGGATTGCATTCCAGATCAGAGAAAGTTTCGGAAATTCGGATACAGACGCATATTTCACGAAATCCTTTTCATAATTACTGAGAATATCGCTTTGTATTGTTTCTACAAGCCCGATGTCGTGGTTATTTATCCATGATCTGACAACCTCGGGCATACCTCCCGTGATCAGGTATTCACGATATGCTTCTTCCAGTTTGCTGGTAAATACGGTGGATATTTCTTCATCCCGGGACAAATTATTCAGGTACTCGTAAAGGAGTTCTTCATCTTTTGCCAGGAGAAATTCCGGGAAATTAAGAGGATACATCTTAAGCATCTGCACCTTGCCAACCGGAAATGAGACATTTTTTCCCATCTGTGCAACAGCCACTCCCAGCAAGGAACCGGCGGCAGCAACGTGGAGTTCGGACAGATTTTCGCAGAAATATTTGAGAGACGTTATCGCACGAGGGCAGATCTGAATTTCGTCTAATATGAGGATGGTTGTCCCGGACTGGATGGATTTATTCCTCAGAATGCCAAGGTCTTTGATAATTCTTGAAACATTCAGGTCGCCTTCGAATATCTTGTGCAGCCGGTCATCATATTCAAAGTTGAAATAAGCGATATCTTTGAATTCCGCCTCGCCAAAGTGCTTTAATATCCAGGTTTTTCCGCACTGGCGAATTCCTTCAATAATAATCGGTTTACGATCCCCACGGTCTTTCCATTTGAGTAAAGTATCGTACATGAACCGTCTCATAAAATGACATCTGCACTTTTAACTATATATTATGTGTCTCCAGTACACATTTTTACAACTTATTTTGTGTGTGAGGTACACATTTTTCTAACTTAAGATTGGAAGAGCGTGTATTTTCGAGATATCTTGCCCGCATGCAGCATGCAAAAAAGTGTGATCTCATCGCTTCACTAACATATCCCGGCCGCTCCTCATCGTCCAGACCGGCTTCGACGGCTGCCAGGAGGAGCTCCACCCGTATGCGATGGAAGGGGCCAGACGCGGCTACAACGTCCTGACGTTCGAGGGGCCGGGCCAGGGCGACGTGATCCGGGTCCAGCATATCCCGTTTCGTCCCGTCGGGAGAACATGATCGGATCCGGCCCGACGTCGAGAAAGACCGGATGATTTTCCCCTGGTGCACCATGATATCCAACTCGCATCCACACAATAACCGATAGTTATAATATAACTAAGAGTTACACTATTCTGGTGAGACGCCCTCCAGGCAGCATCCCGGAGTGACATCCCCCGCTGGGAGAGGGACGAGGACCCAGGGGGAGTGAAGGGGAATGAACGGTGTCGTTCGCACAATTCATAGACTATTGACGGGGCAGATGAAATGAAAACGGAATCGGTGAAACTGGTATATTTCTCACCTACGGGAACGACAAAAGCGGTGGTCCAGGCCATTGCACGCGGCATCGATCACGGCAACGTGGAACTGCTGGACATCACCCGACCGGACGCGAGAGTGCAACCGCTCGAAACATCGGAGAATGAACTGCTCGTCGTCGGCGTGCCGGTGTATATGGGGAGGGTGCCGGCCCTCGTAACCGAATGGCTGCACGCGATCTCCGCCCGGAATACGCCGGCGGTATGTGTCGTCGTCTACGGCAACCGGGTGTATGACGATGCACTCATCGAGCTCGAAGATATCCTGACCGGGTGCGGGTGCAGACCGATCGCCGGTGCGGCCTATATCGGGGAGCATTCGTTCTCCACCGACGAAACGCCGACGGCTAAAGACCGCCCGGATGCAGGCGACCTCCGCCACGCGGAGTCGTTCGGACGGAAAATCCGGGAAAAACTCGATGCCATCCCATCGGCCGACCAGATCCCCGATGGAGCGATACCCGGATGCCGCCCGTACCGGGGGGACTCGAAACTCTGGACGGTCGATTTCATCGCGGTCGGCGATGCGTGCGTCCGGTGCGGGACCTGTGCGGAGGTATGCCCGGTCGGCGCCATCGATCCGGAAGACAGCGCGGCGATCGACACGAAAAAATGCATCACCTGCTGCGCCTGCATCAAACGCTGCCCAAAACACGCGAGGACGATGAAGCACGGCCTGGTGAGGGACGCATCGTTGCGCCTCCATACGCTCTATAGCGAGCGAAAAGAGCCGGAATACTTCTTATAACGAGGAGATTCATCATGGCAACGAGGAGATCTTCACGATTCCATACCGGGGATACCTGATGGAGCACCGCCCGTTCTACGCAGTCCGCCCCCTCCTCCCGGTCTACCCGGAGCCTGAGGAGCCGTCGCCCGCACGGAAACGCTGGGTCCTGGTCCAGGACAGTTCCGTGCTCTTGCAGAGCGACCCGGCCCCCGGCACCGTGCTCATGCCCGACCCCCTCCCCGCCGGTCTGGCGTGCGGTGCGCCGGTGTACCTCGGCACCCGCGACGACCTCGTCTACTATGCGGCCGAGGTCCCGGCCGGTGCCGCGCCGCCGGGCGACTGGCAGCCGTCGCCGGTCAGGGAGTTGTCCGGAAAGGTCCCGGACGGCGACATGGCCGTCGCCTCCTATGCCGTGCGGATCCTCGACTTCGACCGGTCGACCGCCTTCTGCGGGAGGTGCGGCGCACAAACCCGCCCGCTCACGACCGAACGGGCGCGGATCTGCACGGCCTGCAGCCACATCACCTACCCCAGGATCTCCCCGGCCATCATCGTGCTGATCAAATTCGGTGAGGAGGTCCTGCTCGCCCGTTCCCCCGCCGCCCCGCCCGGGGCCTTCTCGCTCATCGCCGGCTTCAACGAGCCCGGCGAGAACCTCGAGCAGACCGTCCACCGCGAAGTCGGCGAGGAGGTCGGCGTTGCGGTGCAAAACCTCCGGTACTTCGGGAGCGAGCCCTGGCCGTTTCCCGATTCGCTCATGATCGGCTTTGTCGCAGATTATGCCGGAGGAGAAATCCGGGTCGACGGCCGGGAAATTGAAGATGCACGGTGGTTTACCCGCGACACCCTGCCCCCTGTTCCCCGGAGGGCGAGCATCACGCGGGCGCTCATCGAGGCCTGGATCCGGCGGGAGGTCTAAACGCCGCCGGGTATCACGAACGAAAGGAACCGAAAGGGTTTCTTCCTTGAAACGAACTGACGGAGACAATCAGAACCGGTCGGATCCCCCCAGGGGTATCAGTCGGCGCCAGCCCGGACCGGCGGACCCTTTCAGATCCGGCGTCGTGAACACCGGCACACGAACGGGAGCATCAGGATGGGAACAACAGAGAGAAGACAGCGAGAAAAAGAGCAGCGAAAGACCGCGATCATCGATGCAGCCGAGCGTCTCTTCTTCTCCCGGAGGTACGAAGACGTCTCCATGGACGATATCGCCCGGGAGGTCGAACTGAACAAGGCGACGATCTATCTCTATTTTAAAAACAAGGAGACGCTTTTCGCCACAATCGTCCTCCGCGGCGTCGAGATCCTCAAGGAAAAATACCTGGCATGCATGGGAACACCGGCCCCCGGCATCGTCAAAGTAGCCCTGATGGGCCAGGCCTATTACCGGTTCTCGCAGGAATACCCGGAGTATCTCAGACTGATCCACTTCTACGGGTCCGAGCGTTTCTCCGGAGAGAACCCCTATACCGCAGAGATCGGAAAGGGCTACGGCACCTGCCGCCGGATCCTGCGGGATGCGGTCCAGAAGGGCATCGACGACGGGACGATCCGGGACGATCTCGACCCGTTCCTGACCTCGATGTACCTGATGACATCCTTCATGGGCATATTGTCGATGGAAAACAGATGGAAACTGGCGATCGAGGCGGAGGGGTTTTCCTACGAGCAGTTCGCCGGTGAATTCTTCAGGTTCATCATGCCGGCGCTTTCTCCCGGCGAGGGTTCCCACAGGATGGACGTCAGGGATTTCGCGGCGTTCGGGTTCCATGTAACAGAACCTCCGGCGCAGGAGAAGAAGAAAAGGCCGGAACCGTAACATCGCGGGGAGAATTCCCCGTCCTTCCGGGTTTTGGACCACCGCCGTTTAATAACCGGGACTGCATAATTCTACGGCAATGGATCTTTCATTCATCTTCACCATGCACGAGGGACTGCCCCGCCAGGGGCCGGGCAGCAACGAGTGCACGAGAAAAGCGTTTTCGATGCTGAAGGATCTCCCGGACCGCCCGGAGATCCTGGATATCGGGTGCGGGTCAGGGATGCAGACGATCGAGCTCGCCCGGATATGCCCGAACTGCCACGTCACCGCCGTCGACATCCACCAGCCGTATCTGGACGATCTGGCCCGAAAGGCGGCAACGGCCGGGGTGGGCGACCGGATAACGACGGTGCGGGCGTCCATGGACGATCTGCCGTTTGAAGATGCAACCTTCGACGTCCTCTGGGCAGAGAGCTCTATCTTCGTTGTGGGGTTCGAAGAGGGACTCAGGTCGTGGAAGCGGCTTCTCCGGCCGGACGGCTCCTTCTGCCTCACCGAGGCGGTCTGGTTCACCGATCACCCCTCGCCGGAGGCGGCGGCGTTCTGGAACGAGAGTTACCCTGCGATAAAAATGGTCCAGGAGACCTCTGCGATCGCTGAGAGTGCCGGCTACGAGGTTGTCGCAACCTTCCCGCTCCCCGGATCGGCGTGGTGGGATGATTATTATACGCCGCTCATCGAACGGCTGCCTGACCTGAAGAAGGCGGCTGCCGGCGATCCCGACGCGGAAGCACTGGTCGCGTTCTCGGAGCGGGAGATCGAGATGCATCGGGAGCAC
This window of the Methanofollis ethanolicus genome carries:
- a CDS encoding class I SAM-dependent methyltransferase; this encodes MDLSFIFTMHEGLPRQGPGSNECTRKAFSMLKDLPDRPEILDIGCGSGMQTIELARICPNCHVTAVDIHQPYLDDLARKAATAGVGDRITTVRASMDDLPFEDATFDVLWAESSIFVVGFEEGLRSWKRLLRPDGSFCLTEAVWFTDHPSPEAAAFWNESYPAIKMVQETSAIAESAGYEVVATFPLPGSAWWDDYYTPLIERLPDLKKAAAGDPDAEALVAFSEREIEMHREHGGEYGYQFFILKRH
- a CDS encoding TetR/AcrR family transcriptional regulator — its product is MGTTERRQREKEQRKTAIIDAAERLFFSRRYEDVSMDDIAREVELNKATIYLYFKNKETLFATIVLRGVEILKEKYLACMGTPAPGIVKVALMGQAYYRFSQEYPEYLRLIHFYGSERFSGENPYTAEIGKGYGTCRRILRDAVQKGIDDGTIRDDLDPFLTSMYLMTSFMGILSMENRWKLAIEAEGFSYEQFAGEFFRFIMPALSPGEGSHRMDVRDFAAFGFHVTEPPAQEKKKRPEP
- the nudC gene encoding NAD(+) diphosphatase, which translates into the protein MEHRPFYAVRPLLPVYPEPEEPSPARKRWVLVQDSSVLLQSDPAPGTVLMPDPLPAGLACGAPVYLGTRDDLVYYAAEVPAGAAPPGDWQPSPVRELSGKVPDGDMAVASYAVRILDFDRSTAFCGRCGAQTRPLTTERARICTACSHITYPRISPAIIVLIKFGEEVLLARSPAAPPGAFSLIAGFNEPGENLEQTVHREVGEEVGVAVQNLRYFGSEPWPFPDSLMIGFVADYAGGEIRVDGREIEDARWFTRDTLPPVPRRASITRALIEAWIRREV
- a CDS encoding ATP-binding protein; its protein translation is MYDTLLKWKDRGDRKPIIIEGIRQCGKTWILKHFGEAEFKDIAYFNFEYDDRLHKIFEGDLNVSRIIKDLGILRNKSIQSGTTILILDEIQICPRAITSLKYFCENLSELHVAAAGSLLGVAVAQMGKNVSFPVGKVQMLKMYPLNFPEFLLAKDEELLYEYLNNLSRDEEISTVFTSKLEEAYREYLITGGMPEVVRSWINNHDIGLVETIQSDILSNYEKDFVKYASVSEFPKLSLIWNAIPAQLAKDNQKFIFAHVKQGMRARDLEDSLQWLISAGLIYKVEKIERPSIPVTTYGDITYFKIYFSDVGLSRRMSRFPADVVFDTSSLTADMRGILTENFVLTELIASDFQRPFFWKSGGTAEVDYIIQEGVDVVPIEVKSARRTRSRSITEYRKKYGPRIAVRTSLKNIARHSDEYGEVLEIPLYLIWRLKAYL
- a CDS encoding EFR1 family ferrodoxin (N-terminal region resembles flavodoxins. C-terminal ferrodoxin region binds two 4Fe-4S clusters.) — encoded protein: MKTESVKLVYFSPTGTTKAVVQAIARGIDHGNVELLDITRPDARVQPLETSENELLVVGVPVYMGRVPALVTEWLHAISARNTPAVCVVVYGNRVYDDALIELEDILTGCGCRPIAGAAYIGEHSFSTDETPTAKDRPDAGDLRHAESFGRKIREKLDAIPSADQIPDGAIPGCRPYRGDSKLWTVDFIAVGDACVRCGTCAEVCPVGAIDPEDSAAIDTKKCITCCACIKRCPKHARTMKHGLVRDASLRLHTLYSERKEPEYFL